One genomic region from Pseudocalidococcus azoricus BACA0444 encodes:
- the psbM gene encoding photosystem II reaction center protein PsbM yields MEVNDLGLVATALFVLVPTVFLIILFVQTEAQQKN; encoded by the coding sequence ATGGAAGTTAATGATTTAGGCCTGGTTGCAACTGCCTTGTTCGTCCTCGTGCCAACAGTGTTTTTGATTATCCTTTTTGTGCAAACCGAGGCCCAGCAAAAAAACTAG
- the ftsZ gene encoding cell division protein FtsZ yields MENAAKIKVIGVGGGGGNAVNRMISSQVAGVEFWSVNTDAQALSQSLAHQCLQLGNKLTRGLGAGGNPSIGQKAAEESREDLANALKDADLIFITCGMGGGTGTGAAPVVAEVAKEQGALTVAVVTRPFTFEGRRRGQQAEEGIEALQSRVDTLIVIPNDKILSVISEQTTVQEAFQVADDVLRQGVQGISDIINLPGLINVDFADVRAVMADAGSAMMGIGVASGKSRAREAAITAISSPLLESSIEGARGIVLNVRGGVDLTLHEVNAAAEVIYEVVDVDANIIFGAVVDDSLQGEIKVTVIATGFSGGIESKTINKQKNIRPISATVTNPSPPNISLSATDANKPKLDIPDFLQKRRPQP; encoded by the coding sequence GTGGAAAATGCAGCCAAAATCAAAGTAATTGGAGTCGGTGGTGGTGGTGGAAATGCCGTAAACCGGATGATTAGTAGCCAGGTTGCCGGTGTTGAATTTTGGTCTGTTAATACCGATGCCCAGGCCCTGTCCCAATCCTTAGCCCATCAATGTTTACAACTGGGCAATAAGCTGACCCGTGGCCTGGGAGCCGGGGGTAATCCTTCCATCGGACAAAAAGCGGCTGAAGAATCTCGGGAAGACCTAGCCAATGCCCTCAAAGATGCCGATCTAATCTTTATTACCTGTGGCATGGGAGGGGGAACTGGAACTGGGGCCGCGCCAGTGGTGGCGGAAGTAGCCAAAGAACAAGGTGCCTTAACCGTAGCAGTAGTGACACGCCCTTTTACGTTTGAGGGTCGCCGCCGGGGTCAACAGGCTGAAGAAGGAATCGAAGCTCTCCAAAGTCGGGTTGACACCTTAATTGTCATTCCCAACGACAAGATTCTCTCAGTGATCTCGGAGCAAACCACCGTCCAAGAAGCGTTTCAAGTGGCCGATGATGTTTTACGTCAAGGGGTACAGGGTATTTCAGACATTATTAACCTGCCCGGCCTGATTAATGTGGACTTTGCTGATGTCCGGGCGGTGATGGCCGATGCGGGTTCCGCCATGATGGGCATTGGTGTTGCCTCGGGTAAGTCTCGGGCTAGGGAAGCTGCCATTACGGCCATTTCCTCGCCACTGCTGGAGTCCTCCATTGAAGGAGCTAGGGGGATTGTCCTCAATGTCCGGGGTGGGGTTGACTTGACACTCCATGAGGTCAATGCGGCAGCCGAGGTGATCTATGAAGTGGTGGATGTAGATGCCAATATTATCTTTGGGGCCGTTGTGGATGACTCCCTCCAAGGGGAAATTAAGGTGACGGTGATTGCCACGGGGTTTTCGGGGGGGATTGAGTCCAAAACCATCAATAAGCAAAAAAACATCCGCCCCATTTCCGCCACGGTGACTAACCCATCTCCCCCCAATATTTCGCTGTCAGCTACAGATGCCAACAAGCCTAAGCTAGACATTCCTGATTTCCTCCAAAAACGCCGTCCCCAGCCCTGA
- a CDS encoding DICT sensory domain-containing protein, producing MPLSTSVLQELLQAQPHLRPQMYFKSSLTALSHAMEDQVLAGQDAPVIIASFQRERFYRQEAHRYLRIASKSDQVYVLAAPETEFTNCSDHYETVAFDPADALSQEWHLVALSRDYAACLICREIPLSPQALADTQQLHLDQARRFEGIWTFERQTTAVAAQILLERIQHYCPHLKKKLKQGLARVGEHLSQGSHGSDPAPFADRLVTYLQAGQYKQNKAYKQISIQERKERLINSMTAAIRCSLDPEQILTVAVTELGQAVGCQRCLIYRCKASDLSTRLHHEYTLPAANSLRAHTWPLQQNPLFQTLVSSQRPVTVESVPSDTRLLERSQYHDLLQAHQIQALLLAPVLYQGRLLGVVELHRQESGAWAETDVDLVEAIATQVGVALIQAESYADLEDLNSQLEALDRTRSNLIAITGHELRTPLSTIQVCLESLASEPDMPLELRQVMLSTALNDAERMRKLIQDFLTLSQLESGRVQWHPEPIPMQEIVDLALTSLRTPKEELPEIVTVLPEELPLVRADGEWLVEVLSKLLDNACKFTAQTGEIRIAAQPQAPGMLEITVTDTGRGIEPDRLEAVFDRFYQEEGALRRSAGGTGLGLAICRQVITNLGGTIWAESAGRDQGSSFHFTIPIADFTNTSTAS from the coding sequence ATGCCTCTTTCTACATCTGTGTTGCAGGAACTCCTCCAGGCCCAGCCCCACTTGCGGCCGCAGATGTACTTCAAGTCCTCCTTGACAGCCCTCTCCCACGCGATGGAAGACCAGGTGTTGGCGGGGCAGGACGCGCCGGTGATCATTGCTAGCTTTCAACGAGAACGATTCTATCGCCAAGAAGCTCATCGGTATTTGCGCATTGCCAGTAAATCGGATCAAGTGTATGTCCTAGCCGCTCCGGAAACCGAGTTTACTAATTGTTCTGATCATTATGAAACTGTTGCCTTTGATCCTGCTGATGCCCTCAGTCAAGAATGGCATTTGGTGGCCCTGAGTCGGGATTATGCCGCCTGTTTAATTTGTCGAGAAATCCCTCTCTCGCCCCAGGCCCTCGCGGATACCCAGCAACTCCACCTCGACCAGGCCCGCCGCTTTGAAGGGATTTGGACTTTTGAACGTCAAACAACGGCGGTGGCGGCCCAAATTCTCTTAGAGCGGATCCAGCACTATTGCCCCCATCTGAAAAAGAAGCTGAAACAAGGGTTAGCACGGGTGGGAGAGCATCTGAGCCAAGGCAGCCATGGCAGCGATCCGGCTCCCTTTGCGGATCGGCTTGTGACCTATCTCCAGGCCGGGCAGTACAAACAGAATAAGGCCTATAAGCAAATTTCAATCCAAGAACGGAAAGAACGTCTAATTAACTCCATGACGGCGGCGATTCGTTGTTCTCTGGATCCAGAGCAGATCCTGACAGTGGCAGTGACGGAATTGGGCCAGGCCGTTGGCTGTCAACGCTGCTTAATTTACCGCTGTAAAGCCAGTGATTTAAGTACCCGTTTGCACCATGAATATACTCTCCCCGCCGCTAACTCCCTGCGCGCCCATACCTGGCCCCTGCAACAAAATCCCCTCTTTCAAACCTTAGTCAGTAGCCAGCGTCCTGTGACCGTGGAGTCCGTTCCTAGCGATACCCGTCTGCTAGAGCGTAGCCAATACCATGACCTGCTCCAAGCCCATCAGATTCAAGCCCTACTCTTAGCTCCAGTCCTGTACCAAGGGCGATTGTTGGGGGTGGTGGAATTACATCGGCAGGAGAGCGGGGCCTGGGCGGAAACAGATGTCGATTTGGTGGAAGCTATCGCAACCCAGGTGGGTGTGGCTCTGATTCAAGCGGAATCCTACGCCGACTTGGAAGACCTCAACAGCCAATTAGAAGCCCTTGACCGAACCCGCAGTAATTTAATTGCCATTACCGGCCATGAACTACGCACCCCCCTATCCACCATTCAAGTCTGCCTAGAAAGTTTGGCCAGTGAGCCGGATATGCCCCTGGAATTACGCCAGGTCATGCTCTCTACAGCCTTGAATGATGCAGAACGAATGCGGAAACTAATCCAGGATTTTCTTACCCTCTCCCAATTGGAAAGTGGCCGTGTTCAGTGGCATCCCGAGCCGATTCCGATGCAGGAAATTGTCGATTTGGCGTTGACCAGTTTACGCACCCCCAAAGAAGAACTCCCAGAGATTGTCACGGTCTTGCCGGAGGAGTTGCCCCTCGTCCGAGCCGATGGGGAATGGTTGGTGGAGGTGCTCTCGAAGCTTTTAGATAATGCCTGTAAATTTACAGCACAAACGGGGGAAATTCGGATTGCTGCCCAGCCCCAGGCCCCCGGAATGTTGGAAATTACGGTCACGGATACGGGTCGTGGGATTGAGCCGGATCGCTTGGAGGCAGTTTTTGATCGCTTTTATCAGGAGGAGGGAGCTTTAAGACGCTCAGCCGGGGGAACAGGCCTGGGTCTTGCGATTTGTCGGCAAGTGATTACGAACCTCGGCGGGACAATTTGGGCGGAATCAGCCGGACGGGATCAAGGGAGTTCCTTTCATTTCACCATTCCAATTGCTGACTTTACCAACACTTCAACCGCCTCTTAG
- a CDS encoding FHA domain-containing protein: MNKDQEERHVLIINGLQGRQAIALEAAAYSVGRDLTNAIVLDFDTVSRQHAILLRVPVPGTNQYRYRLVDGNADGKPSTNGTFINGKRCLSEQLNHGDTILFGRKIKAAYLTVAMAENEFSSYLESIAYQSIKSQTLSPKETLVGTEFSGEQLAQELNKRTKDVEFQPLVAGPNKNSEPGSLVGETTGQLVTEKAAPESNTLKATVHEHGLDPAQRLGLQRTVATVVVVLALGTGIGLYIQSQQPQPGLENSPTQTP; the protein is encoded by the coding sequence ATGAATAAAGATCAAGAAGAACGCCATGTTCTCATTATTAATGGTTTGCAAGGTCGCCAGGCCATTGCCCTAGAAGCGGCTGCCTATTCCGTGGGCCGAGATTTAACCAATGCTATTGTTTTAGACTTTGACACCGTATCCCGGCAACATGCCATCTTGCTCCGGGTTCCAGTTCCTGGCACGAATCAATATCGTTATCGCCTAGTGGATGGCAATGCCGATGGGAAGCCCAGCACCAATGGCACATTCATTAATGGTAAACGCTGCCTGAGTGAGCAATTAAATCATGGGGATACGATTCTATTTGGGCGGAAAATTAAGGCAGCTTATTTGACGGTGGCCATGGCTGAAAACGAGTTTAGTAGCTATTTGGAATCCATCGCCTACCAAAGCATCAAATCCCAAACCCTTAGTCCGAAAGAAACCTTGGTTGGTACAGAGTTTTCCGGGGAACAACTGGCTCAAGAACTAAATAAACGCACCAAGGATGTTGAGTTTCAGCCGTTGGTGGCCGGCCCGAACAAAAATTCTGAGCCGGGTAGTCTGGTTGGGGAAACGACCGGACAGTTGGTGACAGAAAAAGCTGCCCCAGAGAGCAATACCTTGAAGGCAACGGTTCACGAACATGGCTTGGATCCGGCCCAACGGCTAGGTTTACAGCGAACTGTGGCAACTGTTGTAGTTGTGTTAGCTCTCGGCACTGGCATCGGACTCTATATCCAATCTCAGCAACCACAACCTGGCCTGGAAAACTCCCCAACCCAGACCCCATAG
- the psbB gene encoding photosystem II chlorophyll-binding protein CP47: MGLPWYRVHTVLINDPGRLIATHLMHTALVAGWAGSMALYELAIFDPSDPILNPMWRQGMFVLPFMTRLGVSGSWAGWSITGETGLNPGFWSYEGVAIAHIVLSGLLFLAACWHWVYWDLELFRDPRTGEPALDLPKMFGIHLFLSGLLCFSFGAFHLTGLFGPGMWVSDPYGLTGSIQPVAPAWGPEGFNPFNPGGIVAHHIAAGIVGIIAGLFHLIVRPPQRLYKALRMGNIETVLSSSIAAVFFAAFVVAGTMWYGSAATPIELFGPTRYQWDSSYFQQEINRRVQTSLANGATEAQAWSAIPEKLAFYDYIGNNPAKGGLFRVGAMNSGDGIARGWDGHPVFRNKAGEELYVRRMPNFFENFPVILTDKDGVVKADIPFRRAESKYSFEQQGVTVSYYGGALSGQTFSDANTVKKAARRAQLGEAFEFDQETLNSDGIFRTSPRGWFTFGHAVFALLFFFGHIWHGARTLFRDVFSGIDPELSAEQVEWGFYQKLGDVSTRRKEPI; encoded by the coding sequence ATGGGACTACCCTGGTATCGCGTTCATACGGTGCTGATCAATGATCCAGGCCGGTTAATTGCCACCCACCTGATGCATACAGCCCTCGTTGCAGGTTGGGCCGGCTCGATGGCTTTATACGAATTAGCCATTTTTGATCCAAGTGATCCTATCCTCAACCCCATGTGGCGGCAAGGGATGTTTGTGCTGCCCTTCATGACTCGCTTGGGTGTGTCTGGATCTTGGGCAGGTTGGAGTATTACGGGCGAAACCGGCCTTAACCCTGGCTTCTGGAGCTATGAAGGGGTTGCGATTGCCCATATCGTCCTTTCCGGCTTGCTGTTCTTGGCGGCTTGTTGGCACTGGGTCTATTGGGATTTGGAACTCTTCCGCGACCCTCGCACGGGAGAGCCAGCCCTCGACTTGCCCAAAATGTTTGGGATTCACTTGTTTTTGTCTGGTTTACTCTGTTTCAGCTTTGGTGCTTTTCATTTAACAGGGTTGTTCGGGCCTGGGATGTGGGTCTCGGATCCCTACGGTTTAACCGGCAGTATTCAACCCGTTGCCCCGGCCTGGGGGCCTGAAGGCTTTAACCCCTTTAATCCAGGGGGAATTGTTGCCCACCATATTGCCGCCGGGATTGTCGGGATTATTGCTGGGTTATTCCACTTGATTGTCCGCCCGCCCCAACGCCTCTACAAAGCCTTGCGGATGGGGAATATTGAAACCGTTCTCTCGAGTAGTATTGCCGCGGTCTTCTTTGCGGCTTTTGTCGTCGCAGGAACCATGTGGTACGGCAGTGCTGCAACGCCGATTGAACTGTTTGGGCCGACTCGCTACCAGTGGGATAGCTCTTACTTTCAACAGGAAATTAACCGTCGGGTGCAAACTTCTTTAGCCAATGGGGCAACGGAAGCCCAGGCCTGGTCTGCTATTCCTGAGAAGTTAGCCTTCTATGACTACATCGGTAATAACCCTGCCAAAGGGGGTCTGTTCCGGGTTGGAGCCATGAATAGTGGTGATGGCATTGCCAGGGGTTGGGACGGCCATCCTGTATTTCGGAATAAAGCGGGTGAAGAACTCTATGTCCGCCGGATGCCCAACTTCTTTGAAAACTTCCCGGTGATTTTGACCGATAAAGATGGCGTAGTTAAAGCGGACATTCCTTTCCGCCGGGCTGAGTCTAAATACAGCTTTGAGCAGCAAGGTGTCACGGTTAGCTACTACGGTGGTGCCTTGAGCGGGCAAACCTTCAGTGATGCCAACACGGTGAAAAAAGCCGCCCGCCGGGCCCAGTTGGGTGAGGCCTTTGAATTTGACCAAGAAACCCTCAACTCTGATGGGATTTTCCGCACCAGTCCGCGGGGTTGGTTTACCTTTGGTCATGCGGTTTTTGCGTTGCTCTTCTTCTTTGGTCACATTTGGCACGGGGCAAGGACATTGTTCCGGGATGTCTTCTCCGGGATTGATCCAGAACTCTCTGCCGAACAAGTGGAATGGGGCTTCTACCAAAAACTGGGAGATGTCAGCACCCGCCGCAAAGAACCTATTTAA
- the petH gene encoding ferredoxin--NADP reductase, translating into MFNSSAVTGNTGFGNRIFRYEVVGLRQSNESDKSDYAIRRSGSVFYNVPYARMNQFMQEISRLGGKIISILPITAETAAQASVIPPTPIVEAATPAPEPTAKKAKADVPVNTYRPNNPLISKVISNEELVREGGEGTVKHIVFDLEGSDLTYVEGQSIGIIPAGTDDKGKPHKLRLYSIASTRHGDRVDDKTISLCVRQLEYKNKETGEKVYGVCSSYLNQLQPGDEVKITGPVGKEMLLPDDPTATIVMMGTGTGIAPFRAYLWRMFKENNPDYQFKGLAWLFFGVAYTPNILYKEELEEIQAKYPDNFRLTYAISREQKTADGGKMYIQGRIAEHADELWNLIQQKNTHVYMCGLKGMEPGIDEAMTQAAAKNGVDWTEFLKGTLKKEGRWHVETY; encoded by the coding sequence ATGTTTAACTCGAGTGCGGTTACTGGAAATACAGGTTTCGGCAACCGGATATTCCGTTACGAAGTTGTCGGCCTCCGCCAAAGCAATGAAAGCGATAAATCCGATTATGCAATTCGGCGCAGTGGCAGTGTTTTTTATAACGTCCCCTATGCCCGCATGAATCAGTTCATGCAAGAAATCTCCCGCTTAGGGGGCAAGATCATCAGTATTCTGCCCATCACTGCGGAAACCGCTGCCCAGGCCAGTGTAATTCCCCCAACTCCCATCGTTGAAGCCGCCACCCCTGCCCCAGAACCTACGGCCAAAAAAGCAAAAGCGGATGTTCCCGTCAACACCTATCGCCCCAATAATCCGCTCATCAGCAAGGTTATCTCTAATGAAGAACTGGTGCGGGAAGGTGGAGAAGGGACGGTTAAACATATTGTTTTTGATCTCGAAGGCAGTGACCTCACCTATGTGGAAGGCCAAAGCATTGGGATTATCCCGGCCGGTACGGATGATAAAGGTAAACCCCACAAACTCCGCCTTTACTCCATTGCCTCCACTCGCCATGGGGATCGGGTAGATGATAAAACCATTTCCCTCTGTGTCCGCCAATTAGAGTACAAGAATAAGGAAACAGGCGAGAAGGTTTATGGGGTCTGTTCCTCCTACTTAAATCAACTCCAACCCGGGGATGAGGTGAAAATTACCGGCCCCGTGGGTAAAGAAATGCTCCTGCCCGATGATCCGACTGCGACGATCGTCATGATGGGAACTGGGACGGGAATTGCCCCATTCCGAGCTTATCTTTGGCGGATGTTCAAGGAAAATAACCCAGATTATCAATTCAAGGGCCTGGCCTGGCTCTTCTTTGGTGTCGCCTATACTCCCAACATCCTCTACAAAGAAGAATTAGAGGAAATTCAAGCGAAATACCCCGATAATTTCCGCCTCACCTATGCCATCAGCCGGGAACAGAAAACAGCGGATGGAGGCAAAATGTACATCCAAGGCCGGATTGCCGAACACGCTGACGAACTGTGGAATCTGATTCAACAGAAAAATACCCACGTCTATATGTGCGGTCTGAAGGGGATGGAACCCGGGATTGATGAGGCCATGACCCAAGCCGCCGCCAAAAATGGGGTGGACTGGACTGAGTTCTTAAAAGGTACTCTCAAAAAAGAAGGACGTTGGCACGTTGAAACCTACTAG
- a CDS encoding HU family DNA-binding protein yields MNKAELVDAVADKANVTKKQAEVVISAAVDVIMDAVADGDKVTLVGFGAFEPRERKAREGRNPKTGEKMEIPATKVPAFSAGKLFKEKVSPPAPPAPTPGKKK; encoded by the coding sequence ATGAATAAGGCCGAGTTAGTTGATGCGGTTGCAGACAAGGCAAATGTCACCAAAAAACAGGCGGAAGTGGTCATCTCAGCAGCGGTTGATGTGATTATGGATGCCGTAGCCGATGGCGATAAAGTAACCCTAGTTGGCTTTGGGGCCTTTGAACCCCGGGAGCGCAAAGCACGGGAAGGACGCAATCCGAAAACGGGTGAAAAAATGGAAATTCCGGCCACCAAAGTTCCGGCTTTTTCGGCTGGTAAATTGTTCAAAGAAAAAGTCTCTCCCCCTGCCCCTCCGGCTCCAACTCCTGGTAAAAAGAAATAA
- the ybeY gene encoding rRNA maturation RNase YbeY, translated as MNIRSISPRVELYLQVGDSLNVEPEIINSDQWQAWFQGWSELLMPESGEYELTLRLTDDSEIQALNSQYRQIDRPTDVLAFAALEADFPELNDPTEPIYLGDIVISLATATLQAQAQGHELLTELAWLAVHGFLHLLGWDHPDADSLTAMISEQKKCLEGIGLGLGPGSEF; from the coding sequence ATGAATATCCGTTCAATTTCGCCACGGGTAGAACTCTATCTGCAAGTTGGGGACAGCCTCAATGTTGAGCCAGAAATTATTAACTCAGACCAATGGCAGGCCTGGTTTCAGGGATGGTCAGAGTTGTTGATGCCTGAGTCTGGAGAGTATGAGTTAACCCTGCGGCTCACGGATGATTCGGAAATTCAAGCCTTAAATAGCCAGTATCGCCAGATTGACCGACCCACTGATGTGTTGGCTTTTGCCGCCCTAGAAGCAGATTTTCCTGAACTGAATGATCCTACAGAACCGATCTATCTCGGAGATATTGTGATTTCCTTGGCCACTGCGACCCTGCAAGCCCAGGCCCAGGGACATGAATTATTAACCGAACTGGCCTGGTTAGCTGTGCACGGCTTTTTACACCTCCTGGGTTGGGATCATCCTGATGCAGACAGTTTGACCGCCATGATTAGCGAACAAAAAAAGTGTCTTGAGGGTATCGGCTTAGGGTTGGGGCCTGGTTCAGAGTTTTGA
- a CDS encoding photosystem II reaction center protein T — translation MESIAYVFIFACIIGLFFFAIFFREPPRITKK, via the coding sequence ATGGAAAGCATTGCTTACGTCTTTATTTTTGCCTGCATCATTGGCTTGTTCTTCTTTGCAATTTTCTTCCGGGAACCCCCTCGGATTACCAAAAAGTAA
- a CDS encoding DUF3285 domain-containing protein — MTINLPENQSPDSLEPAVDHPASQPTSQDSPPPQDSYVKLAMRNMVKKSGTSLKHFALTTIGLLGVLIGLAYLTR, encoded by the coding sequence GTGACTATTAATTTGCCGGAGAATCAGTCCCCCGATAGCCTAGAGCCTGCTGTAGATCATCCCGCTTCCCAACCAACTTCCCAAGATAGTCCTCCCCCCCAAGATAGTTATGTCAAGCTGGCTATGCGGAATATGGTGAAAAAATCTGGAACCTCCCTGAAGCACTTTGCCCTAACAACCATTGGCTTATTGGGTGTTTTGATTGGCCTGGCCTATTTGACGCGCTAA
- a CDS encoding 2Fe-2S iron-sulfur cluster-binding protein — MTNITFVKEGKEVVAATGANLRLRALEAGIDLYTLKGKLMNCNGYGQCGTCIVEIVEGMENLSERTPVETRKLKKKPESFRLACQTKVNGPVTVKTKP; from the coding sequence GTGACCAATATTACGTTTGTTAAAGAAGGCAAAGAAGTTGTCGCCGCTACTGGGGCAAATCTGCGTTTACGAGCCTTAGAAGCGGGGATCGATCTTTATACTTTGAAAGGTAAGTTAATGAATTGTAATGGTTATGGACAATGTGGGACTTGCATTGTGGAAATTGTCGAGGGCATGGAAAATCTCTCGGAGCGCACTCCGGTGGAAACCCGCAAGCTCAAGAAAAAACCGGAGTCTTTTCGTCTAGCTTGTCAAACTAAAGTGAATGGCCCCGTGACTGTCAAAACCAAGCCCTAG
- the asnS gene encoding asparagine--tRNA ligase — translation MSRIKELLATGQPGDAVTVKGWVRTKRELKDFAFLELNDGSSLAGLQAVLTPTVPNYDALIKQVNTGATVSCEGVLVASQGKNQRIELQAKALTLWGEADPTTYPLQKKRHSFEFLRTLGHLRGRTNTLGAVFRVRNACATAIHQFFQARGFLWVHTPIITASDCEGAGEMFGVTSLNLENLPKLANGQVDYSQDFFERPAYLTVSGQLEAEIMAMAFSNVYTFGPTFRAENSNTSRHLAEFWMVEPEMAFCDLEGDMDLAEDFLKFIFRYLLEHCPEDMQFFQDRIDQTVLATADQIIHNEFARVTYTEAVSLLEKSSRTFEFPVAWGLDLQSEHERYLAEDYFQKPVIVTDYPAKIKAFYMRLSEDGQTVRAMDILAPKIGEIIGGSQREERLDILTQRIQAQGLDPQTYWWYLDLRRYGTVPHAGFGLGFERLVQFMTGMDNIRDVIPFPRFPGSAEF, via the coding sequence ATGTCTCGGATTAAAGAGCTTTTAGCCACAGGCCAACCTGGAGATGCGGTGACGGTTAAGGGTTGGGTGCGGACGAAGCGAGAGTTAAAAGACTTTGCCTTTCTAGAACTCAATGACGGCTCTTCCTTGGCTGGCCTACAGGCAGTTTTAACTCCCACTGTTCCCAACTATGACGCTTTAATCAAACAGGTGAATACGGGAGCAACAGTGTCCTGTGAGGGTGTATTGGTGGCATCTCAAGGGAAAAACCAACGGATTGAACTCCAGGCCAAGGCCCTGACCCTGTGGGGTGAAGCAGATCCGACTACCTATCCCCTCCAGAAAAAACGCCATAGTTTTGAATTTTTACGGACGTTGGGACATTTACGGGGCCGCACCAATACCTTGGGGGCCGTGTTTCGGGTTAGGAATGCCTGTGCAACGGCGATTCATCAGTTTTTCCAAGCGCGGGGGTTTCTCTGGGTACATACACCGATCATTACCGCCAGTGATTGTGAAGGGGCCGGGGAAATGTTCGGAGTCACCAGCCTGAATTTGGAAAACCTACCGAAACTAGCCAATGGGCAGGTGGATTACAGTCAAGATTTCTTTGAACGGCCAGCCTATCTCACCGTTAGTGGGCAATTAGAGGCCGAAATTATGGCGATGGCCTTTAGCAATGTCTATACCTTTGGGCCAACCTTTCGGGCAGAAAACTCCAATACCTCCCGCCATTTAGCCGAGTTTTGGATGGTGGAGCCGGAAATGGCCTTTTGTGATCTGGAGGGGGACATGGACTTAGCCGAGGATTTCCTCAAGTTTATTTTTCGCTATCTGCTTGAGCATTGCCCAGAGGATATGCAGTTTTTCCAAGACCGGATTGACCAGACTGTCTTAGCCACCGCCGATCAAATCATTCACAACGAGTTTGCCCGTGTGACCTATACGGAAGCAGTGAGCTTATTGGAAAAAAGTAGCCGTACCTTTGAGTTTCCAGTGGCGTGGGGCCTGGATTTACAGTCGGAACATGAGCGATATTTAGCCGAGGACTATTTCCAAAAGCCAGTCATTGTCACGGACTATCCCGCTAAAATTAAAGCCTTTTATATGCGTCTCAGTGAGGATGGGCAAACCGTGCGGGCGATGGATATTCTTGCCCCCAAGATTGGCGAGATTATTGGTGGTTCGCAACGGGAAGAACGACTCGACATTCTCACCCAACGCATCCAGGCCCAGGGGTTAGACCCACAAACCTATTGGTGGTATCTCGATTTACGCCGCTATGGAACTGTGCCGCACGCGGGCTTTGGCCTGGGCTTTGAGCGACTGGTGCAGTTTATGACCGGGATGGATAATATTCGGGATGTGATTCCCTTTCCTCGCTTTCCAGGTAGTGCCGAGTTTTAG